Genomic segment of Bacteroidota bacterium:
ATGCTCACCATTTGGGTTGCAAGAACCTTATTTACCAACGGGAGAATTTTTCTGCTCGAAATATTTCATGGCAACAAGGAACTCGCCGATTCGGTGAATAAACTGTTATTGGTGGGATTTTATCTCATCAATGCCGGATATATATTATATATCATGACGATTTCCGAGAAGCTTAATACCCCGCAGGACGTTATGGAAATGCTGAGTAAAAAAATAGGACTTATAATTTTGGTTTTAGGCTTTATGCATTTCTTTAATATGTATATCTTGTTCAGAGGAAAAAAGAAATCGCGGGAGAATGAATTGAGAAGATTGCAAATTGAAAGATCTGAAAACTAATTTGATCACCACTTTAAAATTAAGATCATGTCGACACCATTAATTAAAGATGATCGTTTGAAAGAAGTACAATGGAAAGATCTGTTGTATTTAACAAGAAGGGAAATTGCAGTGGAAATTCTGTTATCTCTTCCCTGGTTGGTTGGTTCCTGCGTTTTGGCTTATTTTCATTTGTATCTTCCTGCATTGGTTTGTTCCTTTTTTTTCTTTTTGACAGGATTGCGCCAATCACATAACGCGCAACATTACACTATGGGAATTTCTAACCGCGCCACCGAATGGTTCCTGTTCTTTTTAAGCAGCACCATGATGGCAAGCATGCATGCCGTAAAATATAATCACATTCAACATCACAAACATCCCCTAAGCGAAAAAGATGTGGAGGCGAGAAGTGCAAAAATGAATTGGTGGAAAGCAATAATGACTGGTCCCTATTTTATTATTTTGATTCATCGGCATGCCATGCAGTACGCAAATAAATTTATTAAACGCTGGATCTTTTTTGAAGTGAGTGTCATCCTTTTGGTATTTTTTATTACCTATTTTATAATCCGTATCGATTGGATCACTTATCATGTGACAGTGATGATTATTGGTGAATGTTTTACCTCGTTTTTTGCGGTCTGGACAGTTCATCACGATTGCGACAGTAACAAATTAAATTCCCGAACTTTGCGGGGGCCATTTATAACAAAAATATTTTATAATATGTTTTATCATACCGAACATCATTTATTTCCTAAAGTGCCTACTTGTCATCTACCCGAATTAGCAGAGCGTATTGACAAGGTAATGCCAGAAATTAAGGATAAAACGGTTTTATAATTAAATTGCGGGGCTTTGAATTAAAGGGTTGGAAGGGTTGAAATTGTAGAAGGTGTTGAAAGGGTTTGGTACGGAGGAAAATAAGGGTTTAACCTTTGAAAACTTCGCTGCTGAAATAGTGAGGCTCGCGCTCTAAGCGAGGGTCTCACTAACGGTAAACCCTAAAAAAATCGCCAATATTACAAACTGCGACTGTGACTGATCACTCCTTTTAAAATAATCATCATTAAATTAAATAACTATGAAAATAGTAATAGCCGGGGGAAGTGGATTTATCGGAACTTATCTTGCAAAATATTTTGCTGATAAGGGAAACGAAATTATAATTTTATCCCGAAGCTCTCATCCCACCAAAAATAATATTAAATATATTTTATGGGATGCAAAAAGTTTAGGGACATGGAAGGATGTATTGGAGAATTCTGATATATTGATAAACCTTAGCGGCAAAAGTGTAAATTGCAGATACACGAAAAAAAATAAAAAAGAAATACTTGAATCACGCATTAAGGCAACAACAATTTTGGGTACTGCCATTAATACTTTACAACATCCTCCCAAAATATGGTTCAATGCTGCTTCAGCAACTATTTATCGGCACGCTGATGATTATCCTCAGGACGAATTAACGGGAGAGATCGGAAGCGATTTCAGCATGGATGTTTGTAAGGCCTGGGAAAAATGTTTTTACGAACAAAATGTTCCGCATACCAGAAAAATTGTTTTGCGTATGGCAATTACTCTGGGCATTGAAGGTGGTGTTATTCTGCGATTCAAGAATTTGGTGCGATTTGGTCTGGGTGGAAAAATGAGTCACGGACAACAAATGATGAGTTGGGTACACGTGGAAGATATAGCCAGAAGCATAGAATTTTTGGCAGCGAATGAAAATTTAAACGGCATTTTTAATATTTCATCTCCCTACCCCTTAAATAATGATGCATTTATGCGTGCAATCAGAAAAGCAATGGGAATGCCCATTGGTATATCAACTCCCCGTTGGTTTCTTGCCTTCGGTGCATTTTTGATCGGAACAGAAACAGAACTAATTATGAAAAGCAGATGGGTGATACCACAAAAATTAATTGCCGCAGGATTTCACTTTAAGTATCCGAAAATTGAGGATGTGATGAAGGATATTTAATTTTATTTTTAACATAAAAAAAGATCCCGCCAAAACGACGGGATCTTTTTTATTATGAATAAAACGGAATAATTATTTTTGAATAACTACTTGTTTATTAAGTACATCAGTTCCGGAAATTAATTGAACCTGATAAATACCGGAGGCATTATTTTCGATATTGATCTGTTTAACAATTTTTCCATTTGCAGCAACCATAGTTTCATTGTAAACCAATTGACCTGCACTGTTATAAATATTCAACGAAGTATTATTCTCCAATGAAGTATTAATAATTTCCAATGTGAAAATACCATTAGATGCAACAGGATAAATGTTCATGAATACAAGATGTGCATTCAGATCTTCAATGGCAATAACACCATCATCAATCTGACCATCACAATCATCATCAAGATCATTTTCAATTTCTGTTGCACCAGGATAAATTGCAGCATTTGTATCATCACAATCTGTATTATCTGCAACATAACCTGCTGGAGGATCTCCAATTACATCAATAAATACTGCGGCATTTCCAAAACCATCACCATCAGCATCCTGATAATAAGTTGTAGGTGTACCTGCTTCTTCAATAAATAATATATCATCAAGAAATAATCTGTTAACTGCTCCTGTAGAATAAAAATCTACTCCACCCAAATTAGCGGTATAAACATCTGAAAGAACAGAAACACCATTTATTATTACTTCAATGGTATTGGCATCAAGATCAACTAAGTGTTCCACTTTAAACCATTGGTCAACAGGATAAGAAAAGGTTGGACCTCCAACAGGAACAGTAAATTCAC
This window contains:
- a CDS encoding fatty acid desaturase, with product MSTPLIKDDRLKEVQWKDLLYLTRREIAVEILLSLPWLVGSCVLAYFHLYLPALVCSFFFFLTGLRQSHNAQHYTMGISNRATEWFLFFLSSTMMASMHAVKYNHIQHHKHPLSEKDVEARSAKMNWWKAIMTGPYFIILIHRHAMQYANKFIKRWIFFEVSVILLVFFITYFIIRIDWITYHVTVMIIGECFTSFFAVWTVHHDCDSNKLNSRTLRGPFITKIFYNMFYHTEHHLFPKVPTCHLPELAERIDKVMPEIKDKTVL
- a CDS encoding TIGR01777 family protein translates to MKIVIAGGSGFIGTYLAKYFADKGNEIIILSRSSHPTKNNIKYILWDAKSLGTWKDVLENSDILINLSGKSVNCRYTKKNKKEILESRIKATTILGTAINTLQHPPKIWFNAASATIYRHADDYPQDELTGEIGSDFSMDVCKAWEKCFYEQNVPHTRKIVLRMAITLGIEGGVILRFKNLVRFGLGGKMSHGQQMMSWVHVEDIARSIEFLAANENLNGIFNISSPYPLNNDAFMRAIRKAMGMPIGISTPRWFLAFGAFLIGTETELIMKSRWVIPQKLIAAGFHFKYPKIEDVMKDI